GGAGGGATCTTCATGGTTCCACTCCTGCTTTTGGGCGGATTCGTGCCGACCATGCACCAAGCGACCGGGACGAGTATCGCTGGGGTTGTGTTCACCAGCCTGTCCGGAAC
The sequence above is a segment of the Candidatus Bipolaricaulota bacterium genome. Coding sequences within it:
- a CDS encoding sulfite exporter TauE/SafE family protein, whose protein sequence is MEFVELFAAALGIGFVASLLGVGGGIFMVPLLLLGGFVPTMHQATGTSIAGVVFTSLSGT